From a single Scomber japonicus isolate fScoJap1 chromosome 12, fScoJap1.pri, whole genome shotgun sequence genomic region:
- the chrng gene encoding acetylcholine receptor subunit gamma, translated as MDSRLPRSLLLLVGVFMISATASAVNLEGELFKDLMKGYNKNVPPMEKSGDIIQVDIKMTLTNLISLNEKEEALTTSVWIEMQWCDYRLRWDQPPRSALYGNITSELRIPSKSIWLPDIILENNVDGQFEVALYCNALVSPNGCVYWLPPAIYRSSCSIKINYFPFDWQNCTMVFRSQTYSANEIELVLKEEDNHTLEWVDIDPEAFTENGEWVIKHRPAKKVINNQYTKDEREYQEVVFFLIIQRKPLFYIINIIAPCVLFSSLGLLVYFLPAKAGGQKCTMSIAILLGQTVFLLLIAKKVPETSKAVPLIGKYLMFAMSFTTMVVMNCVIVLNVSLRTPNTHILTDKVRKVLLNILPRLLRMQMQPWKPNNDNTSETDRNGVFLVPCRRRSSMTLINKAEEYATKTARTELMFAKLKERNGLMKSVLEKLHEGLVEGTAEQLSTSLAKASPELRQCVASCKHIAETARHQNDFQNENEEWFLVARVIDRVCFLAMALAFFIGTVGIFLMGHFNQPPSSPFFGDPKKYLPSMYNLTDLTESGIGADLLG; from the exons atggatTCTAGACTTCCTCGCTCCCTGTTACTGCTCGTGGGGGTGTTTATGATTTCTGCCACAG CCTCAGCAGTCAACCTCGAGGGGGAACTTTTCAAGGATTTGATGAAAGGTTACAACAAGAATGTCCCGCCCATGGAAAAGAGTGGGGATATCATTCAGGTCGACATCAAGATGACGCTCACCAACCTCATCTCCCTG AATGAAAAGGAAGAGGCCCTGACAACAAGCGTTTGGATAGAAATG cAATGGTGTGACTACAGGCTCAGATGGGACCAACCACCCAGGTCAGCTTTGTATGGGAACATCACATCTGAGCTGCGTATCCCCTCTAAGAGCATATGGCTACCTGACATCATACTGGAGAACAA TGTGGATGGACAGTTTGAGGTAGCACTTTACTGCAATGCACTGGTGTCTCCTAATGGCTGTGTATACTGGTTGCCTCCTGCCATCTACCGCAGCTCTTGTTCCATCAAAATCAACTACTTTCCCTTTGACTGGCAGAACTGCACCATGGTGTTTCG CTCACAGACTTACAGTGCCAATGAGATTGAACTTGTTCTCAAAGAGGAGGATAACCACACATTGGAGTGGGTGGATATTGATCCTGAGGCTTTCACAG AGAATGGAGAGTGGGTCATCAAACACAGGCCGGCTAAGAAAGTGATCAACAATCAGTACACTAAAGATGAACGGGAGTACCAGGAGGTGgtcttcttcctcatcatccAGAGAAAGCCCCTCTTCTACATCATCAATATCATTGCTCCCTGTGTGCTCTTCTCTTCCCTTGGTCTGCTTGTTTACTTCTTACCTGCCAAAG cTGGTGGTCAGAAGTGCACCATGTCTATTGCCATTCTTCTGGGCCAGACTGTGTTCCTTCTCCTTATCGCTAAGAAGGTGCCAGAGACTTCAAAGGCTGTGCCACTTATTGGAAA GTATCTGATGTTTGCGATGTCATTCACCACCATGGTAGTGATGAACTGTGTGATCGTTCTCAACGTATCTCTGAGAACCCCAAACACTCACATATTGACAGACAAAGTCAGAAAG GTCCTTCTAAACATCCTCCCTCGACTGCTGAGGATGCAAATGCAGCCCTGGAAACCAAACAATGACAACACTTCAGAAACTGACAGGAATGGTGTGTTCCTGGTCCCCTGCCGACGCCGCAGCTCCATGACACTCATCAACAAGGCGGAGGAATATGCAACGAAAACAGCTCGGACTGAACTCATGTTTGCCAAGCTCAAAGAGAGAAATGGATTGATGAAATCAGTATTGGAGAAGCTAC ATGAGGGGCTGGTTGAGGGTACGGCTGAGCAGCTCAGTACCAGTCTGGCAAAGGCTTCTCCAGAATTGAGGCAATGTGTGGCTTCGTGTAAACATATAGCTGAAACTGCAAGGCATCAGAATGACTTCCAAAAT GAGAATGAAGAGTGGTTCCTAGTCGCCCGGGTGATTGACAGGGTTTGTTTTCTTGCCATGGCTTTGGCCTTTTTTATCGGCACAGTCGGGATCTTCCTAATGGGCCATTTCAACCAGCCTCCCTCCTCACCTTTCTTTGGTGACCCCAAAAAGTACCTGCCTTCAATGTACAATCTCACGGATCTAACTGAGAGTGGAATAGGAGCGGACCTCCTGGGGTGA
- the eif4e2 gene encoding eukaryotic translation initiation factor 4E type 2 isoform X2 has product MNNKFDALKDDDSGDHDQDQGSPKDGEKEKTEDEDKEQNISKKKMVVPGAGEHPLQYNYTFWYSRRTPGRPASTQSYEQNIKQIGSFASVEQFWRFYSHMIRPGDLTGHSDFHLFKEGIKPMWEDDANKMGGKWIIRLRKGLASRCWENLILAMLGEQFMVGEEICGAVVSVRFQEDIISIWNKTASDQATTARIRDTLRRVLNLPPNTIMEYKTHTDSIKYSMGRLPWSGEC; this is encoded by the exons ATGAACAACAAATTTGACGC TCTGAAAGACGATGACAGTGGAGACCACGACCAGGATCAAGGCTCACCGAAAGACGGTGAGAAGGAAAAAACCGAAGACGAAGACAAGGAACAGAACATTTCCAAGAAAAAG atgGTGGTACCAGGGGCAGGAGAGCACCCTCTTCAATATAACTACACCTTCTGGTACTCCAGACGCACCCCAGGGAGACCAGCCAGTACCCAGAGCTATGAGCAGAACATCAAACAGATTGGCAGCTTCGCCTCG GTGGAGCAGTTCTGGCGTTTCTATAGTCACATGATCCGGCCAGGTGATCTAACAGGCCATAGCGACTTCCATCTTTTCAAGGAAGGCATCAAACCTATGTGGGAG GATGATGCCAATAAGATGGGTGGTAAGTGGATCATCCGTCTGAGAAAAGGCCTGGCGTCTCGATGCTGGGAGAACCTGATCCTGGCTATGCTGGGGGAGCAGTTCATGGTTGGAGAGGAGATCTGTGGGGCTGTGGTATCAGTACGCTTCCAG GAGGATATCATCTCCATCTGGAACAAAACAGCAAGTGACCAGGCGACCACGGCCCGCATCAGAGACACCCTGCGCAGAGTCCTCAACCTGCCTCCCAACACCATCATGGAgtacaagacacacacagacagcattAAGTAT AGCATGGGAAGACTTCCATGGTCTGGTGAATGCTAG
- the capn10 gene encoding calpain-10, which translates to MKAEGRAECAGETLFEDLDFPSDLTSLLSDSSTPIARLQGDITWKRPQEICQSPALFPENTNLAHAKQGLLGDCWFLCACSVLLKNKHLLNKVLPPDQPQWGDGRYRGSFQFHFWQQGHWTEVTIDDRLPCINSAVCFSRCHSPTAFWVALLEKAYAKLHGSYERLWAGQVSEALVDLTGGLAERWSLADVESEEKQRPEQDSDQGRRRRLDLNLLNLLKDDCTLSCSTHSSHGGASELGQYHALTIMEWLDVKTVSGSEVQLLRIRNPWGRCCWGGAWIEGGVGWNSVDSICALDLQARVSEGEFWLDETEFLSQFDDITVGYPISGEGHLKSLYTGNLLTHSHQLAGQWVKGHSAGGSRNSSSYSTNPKFWLKVSEKGEVLVTLLQHRKWRNTDKYAQTPLEDSGNTKHQHYQAIALHIWKVEKKRFNLSRMLNKPPCASTYCHTYERETVLHEQLEPGFYLLIPSTYQPGAEARFLIRVFSSSSTSLSALKSPAPSLPSTTDGEWETSYFRGSWVEGSTAGGSRNFLSHWQNPCFPFTLCDEPAVTSGVNVSITLHQSRPNTDLHPIGFHIYKVLIEESGQTLPREDPVASCVPHCYIQDASLSCCLPPGAYTIVPSTYQPDCSADFTLSLARRIHRKVVKSQERLGNTIREVSHISVMQS; encoded by the exons ATGAAAGCAGAGGGGAGGGCAGAGTGTGCAGGTGAGACTCTATTTGAGGACCTGGACTTTCCCTCTGATCTTACATCGCTGCTTTCTGACAGCTCCACGCCCATCGCCAGGCTGCAGGGAGACATCACCTGGAAGCGCCCACAG GAGATCTGTCAGTCACCAGCTCTCTTCCCTGAAAACACCAACTTGGCTCATGCAAAACAAGGCCTGTTAGGAGACTGCTGGTTTCTCTGTGCGTGCTCCGTGCTGCTCAAGAACAAACATCTTCTGAACAAG GTGTTGCCTCCAGACCAGCCCCAGTGGGGTGATGGCAGGTACAGGGGATCCTTCCAGTTTCACTTTTGGCAGCAGGGACACTGGACAGAGGTGACCATCGACGACCGCCTGCCCTGTATCAATTCAGCTGTCTGCTTCTCTCGCTGCCACTCCCCCACTGCCTTTTGGGTAGCCCTATTGGAGAAGGCCTACGCCAA ACTTCATGGGTCATATGAGCGACTCTGGGCAGGGCAGGTCTCTGAGGCCTTGGTAGACTTGACTGGGGGCCTGGCAGAGCGCTGGAGCTTGGCAGATGTTGAGTCGGAGGAGAAGCAGAGACCAGAACAGGACAGTGACCAGGGCAGGAGGAGAAGACTGGATCTAAACCTTCTCAACTTGTTGAAAGATGACTGCACGCTTAGCTGTTCCACTCACAGCAGCCATGGAG GTGCCAGTGAGCTGGGCCAGTACCATGCTCTGACTATCATGGAGTGGTTGGATGTGAAGACGGTGTCGGGGAGTGAAGTGCAGCTTCTCAGGATCAGAAACCCCTGGGGGAGGTGCTGCTGGGGAGGAGCCTGGATAGAAGG tGGTGTAGGGTGGAACTCTGTCGACTCTATTTGTGCTTTGGACCTACAAGCCAGGGTGTCCGAGGGCGAGTTCTGGTTGGATGAGACAGAGTTCTTGTCCCAGTTTGATGATATCACAGTGGGCTACCCTATCAGTGGGGAGGGACACCTAAAAAGTTTATATACTG GAAATCTGCTTACACACAGCCATCAACTGGCTGGACAGTGGGTGAAAGGGCACTCTGCTGGTGGTAGTCgaaacagcagcagctacagcaCTAACCCCAAGTTTTGGCTCAAAGTGTCTGAGAAAGGAGAGGTGCTGGTAACCCTGCTGCAGCATAGGAAGTGGAGGAACACGGACAAATATGCACAAACGCCTCTTGAGGACAGCGGGAACACAAAGCACCAGCATTACCAGGCTATTGCCCTACACATATGGAAG GTGGAGAAGAAGCGCTTTAATCTGAGCAGGATGTTAAACAAACCTCCTTGTGCTTCTACTTACTGCCACACCTATGAGAGGGAGACGGTGCTCCATGAGCAGCTGGAGCCTGGATTCTACCTGCTGATCCCAAGTACCTACCAGCCAGGAGCTGAGGCCCGCTTTCTCATTAGGGTCTTTTCCTCTTCATCCACATCCCTCAG TGCCCTGAAGAGCCCAGCACCTTCACTGCCTTCAACAACAGATGGAGAATGGGAGACAAGTTACTTCCGGGGCTCGTGGGTGGAGGGAAGCACAGCTGGAGGAAGCAGgaacttcctgtctcactgGCAGAACCcctgcttcccttttacattGTGCGATGAGCCAGCGGTAACATCAGGAGTTAATGTCAGCATTACCTTGCACCAGAGCCGCCCCAACACTGACCTGCACCCTATTGGCTTCCACATTTATAAG GTCCTAATAGAGGAATCTGGGCAGACGTTACCCAGAGAGGATCCTGTGGCCAGCTGTGTCCCTCACTGCTACATCCAGGACGCCAGCTTGTCCTGCTGTCTTCCTCCTGGAGCTTACACCATAGTGCCATCCACCTATCAGCCTGACTGCTCGGCAGACTTCACCCTCAGCCTGGCTCGCAGAATACACAG GAAAGTGGTGAAAAGCCAGGAGAGGCTGGGCAATACCATTCGAGAG GTCTCTCACATCTCTGTGATGCAAAGCTAG
- the ccl20a.4 gene encoding C-C motif chemokine 20, with protein sequence MAKLAVCVSVLLVLLVALSETSPTKSCCTQYHDKPIPLRALKIYTIQEITGFCNIKAVIFRTIKDKQVCADPKAPWVIRAMASVPK encoded by the exons ATGGCAAAGCTcgctgtgtgtgtctctgtactgctggtgctgctggtggcACTGAGTGAGACCA gtCCTACGAAGAGTTGCTGCACACAGTACCATGACAAGCCAATCCCACTGAGAGCACTGAAAATCTACACTATCCAGGAAATCACAGGGTTCTGCAACATCAAGGCAGTAAT TTTTAGgacaataaaagacaaacaagtcTGTGCCGATCCTAAAGCACCATGGGTGATAAGGGCCATGGCATCAGTGCCAAAGTAA
- the eif4e2 gene encoding eukaryotic translation initiation factor 4E type 2 isoform X1, whose translation MNNKFDALKDDDSGDHDQDQGSPKDGEKEKTEDEDKEQNISKKKMVVPGAGEHPLQYNYTFWYSRRTPGRPASTQSYEQNIKQIGSFASVEQFWRFYSHMIRPGDLTGHSDFHLFKEGIKPMWEDDANKMGGKWIIRLRKGLASRCWENLILAMLGEQFMVGEEICGAVVSVRFQEDIISIWNKTASDQATTARIRDTLRRVLNLPPNTIMEYKTHTDSIKAWEDFHGLVNASGGR comes from the exons ATGAACAACAAATTTGACGC TCTGAAAGACGATGACAGTGGAGACCACGACCAGGATCAAGGCTCACCGAAAGACGGTGAGAAGGAAAAAACCGAAGACGAAGACAAGGAACAGAACATTTCCAAGAAAAAG atgGTGGTACCAGGGGCAGGAGAGCACCCTCTTCAATATAACTACACCTTCTGGTACTCCAGACGCACCCCAGGGAGACCAGCCAGTACCCAGAGCTATGAGCAGAACATCAAACAGATTGGCAGCTTCGCCTCG GTGGAGCAGTTCTGGCGTTTCTATAGTCACATGATCCGGCCAGGTGATCTAACAGGCCATAGCGACTTCCATCTTTTCAAGGAAGGCATCAAACCTATGTGGGAG GATGATGCCAATAAGATGGGTGGTAAGTGGATCATCCGTCTGAGAAAAGGCCTGGCGTCTCGATGCTGGGAGAACCTGATCCTGGCTATGCTGGGGGAGCAGTTCATGGTTGGAGAGGAGATCTGTGGGGCTGTGGTATCAGTACGCTTCCAG GAGGATATCATCTCCATCTGGAACAAAACAGCAAGTGACCAGGCGACCACGGCCCGCATCAGAGACACCCTGCGCAGAGTCCTCAACCTGCCTCCCAACACCATCATGGAgtacaagacacacacagacagcattAA AGCATGGGAAGACTTCCATGGTCTGGTGAATGCTAGCGGTGGACGTTAA
- the LOC128369306 gene encoding phospholipid scramblase 2 — MSAVTNQPLPVGQLEREKHIQMIFRAFQNRCGPSCESHTHSPGPKPGQTPPVWASAEQLSGPAPGMKMENGHMEPAGKPNKPEVEELWLEGPEGSDSLTVLDTVSQIHITARPDLQGPQCVPRRIYSIATGASRSQFLVAVEESSCVCLQCCGPARACSLQGFDCQGRQVFHFERPLRVDACCFGCCLMELRAYTPQKHLIGTVYQRWSMFTPLLEVWDSEGASAIRIQGSCCPCRCFSSQQFQIVSNIGEKIGTIWKKWPGFNDEHNMDHEYFGLEVPPSLESQTKLLLLAATFLIDHMFFEMS; from the exons atGTCAGCAGTGACCAATCAACCTCTTCCCGTTGGTCAACTGGAGCGAGAGAAGCACATCCAGATGATCTTCAGAGCTTTCCAGAACAGGTGCGGGCCTTCGTGTGAGAGTCACACTCACTCACCTGGACCCAAACCTGGCCAAACACCACCTGTCTGGGCATCTGCTGAGCAGCTGTCAGGTCCTGCTCCTGGAATGAAGATGGAAAATGGCCACATGGAGCCAGCAGGAAAACCGAACAAGccagaggtggaggagctgtggCTTGAAGGTCCAGAGGGATCCGACTCTTTGACTGTGCTGGATACAGTCAGCCAGATTCATATCACTGCTAGACCAGATTTGCAAG GGCCACAGTGTGTTCCCAGGAGGATCTACAGCATTGCCACAGGAGCCAGCAGGTCACAGTTCCTTGTGGCAGTGGAAG AGAGTTCTTGTGTGTGCCTCCAGTGTTGCGGTCCAGCGCGGGCCTGCTCCTTGCAGGGTTTTGACTGTCAGGGCCGCCAAGTCTTCCACTTTGAAAGACCGCTCAGAGTGGACGCCTGTTGCTTTGGTTGCTGCCTTATGGAGCTGAGAGCCTACACACCTCAAAAGCATCTTATTGGCACTGTATACCAGAG GTGGAGCATGTTCACCCCCCTCCTGGAAGTGTGGGATTCAGAAGGAGCATCTGCCATCAGGATACAGGGTTCCTGCTGCCCATGCCGCTGTTTCTCCAGCCAGCAATTCCAG ATTGTCTCTAATATTGGTGAGAAAATTGGCACAATATGGAAGAAATGGCCTGGCTTCAATGATGAACATAACATGGACCATGAATATTTTGGATTAGAGG TGCCACCGAGTCTGGAATCACAAACCAAACTGTTACTGCTGGCAGCGACATTCTTAATA GATCATATGTTCTTTGAAATGAGTTGA